A section of the Solitalea canadensis DSM 3403 genome encodes:
- a CDS encoding penicillin-binding protein 1A has protein sequence MTKSQLSKEDLRRYIKNFWLVVIGGIAFVSLLILSIALGLFGKMPSFRDLENPKSNIASEVISGDGKTIGTYYLENRSFVKYNELSPNIVNALIATEDERFYEHSGIDFSRTFTIVFYNLIGKRQGASTITQQLAKKLFGRQKTNIFITKMKEWVTAVKLERNYTKQEILAMYLNTVDFGSNAYGIKTASRTFFNTTPDKLTVEQAALLIGILKGPSYYSPVRYPERALSRRNTVLQQMYKDEVLDSKNLEIAKAKPIKLDYNPESHNEGLGAYFREYLRGELTKLLDNGTIKSKADGTPYDLYRDGLKIYSTIDSRMQEYAEQAEREHLPYLQSQFNQHWKGMRRDPLSDLSPGTLEQAMRRTDRYRELKDLGKSDDEINKEFKTPVKMTIFSWKGEIDTTMSPLDSIKYYKRFLRSAMMAMDPHTGYVKAWVGGDDFKYFKYDQVAQGARQVGSTFKPFVYTAAIDNGFSPCMKVPNEPVVFEDFDNYSPKNADGKTGGMYTLREGLAQSKNLITMYLMKQLGPKIVAKYAHDMGITANIDPYPSIGLGVADVTLYEMVGAYSTFANKGIWTKPIYLLRVEDKNGNIIYENKPEIKQAISAQTAYVMCYMLQGTTTLPGGTGLRLRGSKYKFDMPIAAKTGTTQNQSDGWFMGVTPDLVGGVWTGCEDRSVRFHSLNLGGGANMALPVWALFMKRVYADPTLKISKGNFEKPADLTIELDCSVYVGDSTDVDHDEHEPPPSDSKDKDRLGF, from the coding sequence ATGACCAAATCGCAGTTAAGCAAAGAAGATTTACGCAGGTACATTAAGAACTTTTGGCTCGTTGTAATAGGAGGAATTGCTTTTGTAAGCTTATTAATTCTTTCCATAGCGCTAGGATTATTTGGCAAAATGCCATCCTTCCGTGATCTTGAAAACCCAAAGAGCAATATTGCATCGGAAGTGATTTCAGGAGATGGAAAAACCATCGGCACGTATTATCTGGAAAACCGTTCTTTTGTTAAATACAATGAACTTTCTCCCAATATTGTAAATGCGCTTATAGCAACTGAAGATGAGCGTTTCTATGAACATTCAGGTATTGATTTCAGCCGTACCTTTACCATTGTTTTTTACAATCTTATTGGTAAAAGACAAGGAGCAAGTACCATTACCCAACAGTTAGCTAAAAAACTATTTGGACGCCAAAAAACCAACATTTTTATCACTAAAATGAAGGAATGGGTAACTGCGGTTAAACTTGAACGCAATTACACCAAACAAGAAATTTTAGCGATGTACCTTAATACCGTTGATTTTGGAAGTAATGCTTACGGTATTAAAACAGCCTCAAGAACATTTTTTAATACAACACCGGATAAATTAACAGTTGAACAAGCTGCTTTATTGATTGGAATTCTTAAAGGTCCTTCTTACTACTCTCCTGTTCGTTACCCTGAGCGTGCTTTGTCTCGTCGTAATACCGTGTTACAACAAATGTACAAAGACGAAGTATTGGATAGTAAAAATTTAGAAATAGCTAAGGCTAAACCAATAAAACTGGATTACAACCCTGAAAGTCATAATGAAGGTTTAGGTGCTTATTTCCGTGAATATTTACGTGGAGAACTAACAAAGTTACTTGACAATGGAACCATAAAATCAAAGGCTGACGGAACACCTTACGACCTTTATCGTGATGGCTTAAAGATTTATTCGACTATTGATTCACGTATGCAGGAGTATGCCGAACAAGCCGAACGTGAACATTTACCTTATTTGCAAAGCCAGTTTAATCAACACTGGAAAGGAATGAGACGTGATCCTTTATCTGATCTCTCTCCCGGAACACTTGAGCAGGCAATGCGTCGTACCGATCGTTACCGTGAACTGAAAGATTTAGGAAAATCTGATGATGAGATTAATAAAGAGTTCAAAACTCCGGTTAAAATGACCATTTTTAGCTGGAAGGGCGAGATTGACACCACAATGAGTCCATTGGATTCAATCAAATACTATAAGCGTTTCTTGCGTTCCGCAATGATGGCAATGGACCCTCACACGGGTTATGTTAAAGCTTGGGTTGGGGGTGACGACTTTAAATATTTTAAATATGACCAAGTAGCACAAGGCGCTCGTCAGGTAGGCTCTACGTTTAAACCATTTGTATATACTGCAGCTATTGACAATGGGTTTTCACCATGTATGAAGGTACCTAATGAACCTGTAGTTTTTGAGGATTTCGACAACTACTCTCCTAAAAACGCAGATGGTAAAACCGGAGGTATGTATACTCTTCGTGAGGGACTAGCTCAATCGAAAAACCTTATCACCATGTACCTGATGAAGCAGCTTGGACCAAAAATAGTGGCTAAGTATGCACATGACATGGGTATTACAGCGAATATTGACCCTTATCCTTCTATCGGTTTAGGTGTAGCGGATGTTACATTATATGAAATGGTGGGAGCCTATAGCACCTTTGCCAATAAAGGAATTTGGACGAAGCCTATCTACTTGCTTCGTGTGGAAGATAAAAACGGCAATATCATTTACGAAAACAAACCTGAAATCAAACAAGCTATTAGCGCTCAAACCGCTTATGTTATGTGTTATATGCTTCAGGGAACAACCACTCTGCCAGGTGGAACTGGCTTAAGATTGAGAGGCAGTAAATATAAATTCGATATGCCGATTGCGGCAAAAACAGGTACAACTCAAAATCAAAGTGACGGTTGGTTTATGGGTGTAACCCCTGATTTAGTTGGAGGTGTATGGACAGGCTGTGAAGACAGAAGTGTACGTTTCCACTCCTTAAATTTAGGAGGAGGTGCTAACATGGCTTTACCTGTATGGGCCTTATTTATGAAGAGAGTGTATGCAGATCCAACTTTAAAAATCTCAAAAGGCAACTTTGAGAAGCCTGCAGACTTAACTATTGAATTGGATTGTTCTGTTTATGTAGGAGATAGTACCGACGTTGATCATGATGAGCATGAACCCCCTCCATCGGATAGTAAGGATAAAGACCGTTTAGGTTTTTAA
- a CDS encoding isopenicillin N synthase family dioxygenase, giving the protein MSVNIPCLDLNDFVNGSPEQRKKFSDEIGKAFNETGFVTIKNHGLSPELIDALYVQVKSIFGLPEEVKKGYEKVELAGQRGYTSKGREQAKGAKTPDLKEFWQIGQYVEGETLSKEDYPDNLEVSELPQFNTITKEVYKKLEVAGTQLLKAIAAYLGLNETYFDQKVWNGNSILRCIHYFPIEDPDSIPADAVRAGAHEDINLITLLIGASADGLEVLTRDGSWFPIKAGQQDIVVNVGDMLQRLTNGKLVSTTHRVVNPPRELMKTSRFSVPFFLHPKSAMDLTSLDSCIDAQHPKQFSDMTAGEYLDERLREIGLKK; this is encoded by the coding sequence ATGTCAGTAAATATTCCTTGTTTAGACCTAAATGATTTTGTGAATGGTTCTCCGGAACAACGCAAGAAATTTTCAGATGAAATTGGTAAAGCATTTAATGAAACAGGTTTTGTAACAATTAAAAATCATGGCTTAAGTCCAGAACTAATCGATGCTTTATATGTTCAGGTGAAATCAATTTTTGGTTTACCGGAGGAAGTTAAAAAAGGCTATGAAAAAGTAGAGTTGGCCGGACAACGTGGGTATACCAGTAAAGGCCGTGAACAGGCAAAAGGAGCCAAAACTCCTGATTTGAAAGAATTCTGGCAGATAGGACAATATGTAGAAGGAGAAACCTTAAGCAAAGAGGATTATCCTGATAATTTAGAAGTTAGTGAATTACCGCAGTTTAATACAATTACCAAGGAGGTTTACAAAAAACTTGAAGTTGCTGGGACGCAACTCTTGAAAGCCATTGCTGCTTATTTAGGTTTGAATGAAACCTATTTCGATCAGAAAGTATGGAATGGCAACAGTATTTTGCGTTGTATCCACTATTTTCCTATTGAAGATCCTGATAGCATTCCAGCTGATGCTGTTAGAGCAGGGGCCCATGAAGACATCAACCTGATTACGTTATTAATTGGAGCAAGTGCTGATGGTTTAGAGGTTTTAACGCGTGATGGCTCATGGTTCCCAATCAAAGCTGGACAACAGGATATCGTAGTAAATGTTGGTGATATGTTGCAACGATTAACAAATGGTAAATTAGTTTCTACAACACACCGTGTAGTAAACCCACCTCGAGAGCTAATGAAAACTTCGCGTTTTTCTGTTCCATTCTTCCTGCATCCAAAATCAGCTATGGATTTAACCAGTTTAGATTCATGCATCGATGCTCAGCATCCAAAACAATTCTCTGATATGACAGCAGGAGAGTACCTTGATGAACGTTTACGCGAAATAGGTTTAAAGAAATAA
- a CDS encoding dienelactone hydrolase family protein has product MKKITLILLMLVPTFSFAQMKMSCCSTPGTQEFAMLSKDKDFVKSHEEPLPLNFKSDLGKDIMLPSADGKEAHIYELKAAKPTNNYLFVIHEWWGLNDYIKRESEKLYHDLGNVTVIAIDLYDKQIATTREEAANYMNTVTEARAKAIINATIKYVGANAQIATVGWCFGGGWSLQTSLLAGKQAAGCIMYYGMPEKDEAKLATLHADVLGIFAKEDKWITPQVVDEFATKMKAAGKKITVKIYEADHAFANPSNPKFNKAATEDAYATSLTFLKDRLK; this is encoded by the coding sequence ATGAAAAAAATAACGCTAATACTGTTAATGCTAGTTCCGACATTTTCATTCGCGCAAATGAAAATGAGTTGTTGTTCAACTCCGGGTACACAAGAGTTTGCCATGCTGTCCAAGGACAAGGATTTTGTTAAATCACATGAAGAACCTCTCCCCTTGAACTTCAAGAGTGATCTTGGGAAAGACATTATGTTACCTTCAGCAGACGGAAAAGAAGCCCATATTTATGAGTTAAAAGCAGCAAAGCCTACTAATAACTACCTTTTTGTCATTCATGAATGGTGGGGACTCAATGATTACATTAAAAGGGAATCGGAGAAGCTATATCATGATTTAGGAAATGTAACTGTTATCGCCATCGATCTTTACGATAAACAGATTGCAACTACTCGCGAAGAAGCAGCAAACTATATGAACACTGTTACCGAAGCAAGAGCGAAAGCAATTATCAATGCGACAATAAAGTATGTGGGAGCTAATGCTCAAATAGCTACTGTAGGTTGGTGTTTTGGAGGAGGATGGTCATTGCAAACTTCTTTATTGGCAGGAAAACAAGCTGCCGGATGCATCATGTACTATGGAATGCCTGAAAAGGATGAAGCTAAACTAGCTACACTTCATGCAGACGTTTTAGGAATATTTGCCAAAGAGGACAAATGGATTACACCCCAGGTAGTCGATGAATTTGCCACTAAAATGAAGGCTGCGGGAAAGAAAATAACGGTAAAAATTTACGAGGCCGATCATGCATTTGCCAACCCAAGTAACCCTAAATTTAATAAAGCAGCAACTGAAGATGCTTATGCTACTAGCTTAACTTTTCTGAAAGATAGGCTGAAATAG